Proteins encoded in a region of the Oscarella lobularis chromosome 5, ooOscLobu1.1, whole genome shotgun sequence genome:
- the LOC136186944 gene encoding death-associated protein kinase 1-like isoform X1: MRKLRKSRKQTLPKQARLTDAAADPEGEAALAEKTSLGEETSLAEATTAIEILISMIDDRNWSEVERFLLAEKGFRSEQFRTGLGALHYVAGRQFMTNKEACVWYLEIVVKRKYNVNGQSLWNETKPLHCACEWGNYHGVLQLIYLGANVDVEDKHGRTPYSYACASSIDAVEKMIVLERNGAKLSPLDIFWAATNEFASFDEADDVFHHLLHKRREKCSIDTTKETDKETPLHNAAWSGSIFGVKWLVERGALVNESNRLGQTPLMLACGRGLLKMRYLSERGADCRATDKKGQTALFYASREEHSEDDVKDAVKHLITERRVDVNSKNRVTAFSHFWPISRFLFQKGRTPLLHACALCPPSFVAIQQLIELGADISARDFINRNALHLAASQVSPSKSVIDYLIEKGVDVTCEDEYGKTPHQLAEDGEIRMRLRQHYDAARFSILQREKVQPDSIKICVIGSDMAGKTTFVNSLLQLNRPPVDAKDRTAGIEIHHVKIPGVGKGTTWDFGAQWTFHSAHGLFFRRSNTMFALVLRFRDGEEMTSESLLLQEGRYWCAFAKASLRMLPPHLRSLIRLVMIFNLVGVQEKAGTEASFQLKRVAGILQEEFGDTFEISHVIEMDCSKSNSVRMNNCRDKLRSLREQILETAEDVPKLCYSIEQNLSLPDEKRKGPLGYFMTTEEFEKFVAEDVGITLTDGEKKIAVEYLDSSGIIVNLGRRICVRPIWLCHNVIGPLLSPPYFPFGMPTEKSGKASKEDINSALVAFGNHLKEKGIPSPFSVPVDDAIEILLYLELCFRVEHLPEVYQIPALLQCSIPGDAWGKHSTMDVYRGQRYECVHCVDIISPSSFVLLQCRCSRLANTSHEVWKDGVKLVKIVDDKEVECLIRLGLKKERHCIDVILRWSDKAGYESTAKEFLDELKTMIVAACDERSPGVAFNWFYIDSCHLKLLDEDPAIYSSSAVHQKANDKALDHFLFSARPERRHRSRVRDLVLFAWPTTASGIFPADEDLASAEFLTACAAVDGSKWEAVSIFLGTSLNDRHDIGEFTRDNFVRMFKVLELWTKQSASPTVGGLLRWFQQVGIARSAIKSKRAARFSTGKGKPRGPWMDILARRQP, from the exons ATGCGCAAGTTAAGGAAATCTCGCAAACAGACTCTCCCGAAGCAAGCTCGTCTTA CAGACGCTGCAGCAGACCCAGAAGGCGAAGCTGCTCTGGCAGAAAAGACAAGTCTTGGAGAAGAGACAAGTCTGGCAGAAGCGACAACTGCGATCGAAATCTTGATATCGATGATCGACGACCGAAACTGGAGCGAAGTTGAGAGATTTCTCTTAGCTGAGAAAGGATTTCGAAGTGAGCAG TTCAGGACTGGCTTGGGAGCCCTTCACTATGTGGCTGGAAGACAGTTTATGACGAATAAGGAAGCATGTGTATGGTATCTCGAAATAGTCGTGAAACGAAAGTATAACGTTAATGGCCAATCACTG TGGAATGAAACAAAGCCACTTCACTGTGCATGCGAGTGGGGAAATTATCATGGCGTGCTTCAACTTATTTATTTGGGTGCCAATGTTGACGTGGAAGACAAA CATGGACGTACTCCTTATTCGTATGCCTGTGCAAGCTCTATTGACGCAGTGGAGAAAATGATAGTTCTGGAAAGGAATGGCGCCAAGTTGTCACCTCTTGACATA TTTTGGGCTGCCACAAATGAATTTGCGTCGTTTGACGAAGCTGACGATGTTTTTCATCATCTGCTCCATAAAAGAAGGGAAAAGTGCAGCATCGATACTACTAAAGAAACG GACAAGGAGACTCCTCTTCATAATGCCGCTTGGAGTGGAAGCATATTTGGAGTGAAATGGCTTGTAGAACGCGGCGCTCTTGTTAATGAATCTAACAGG CTGGGACAAACGCCTTTGATGTTAGCGTGTGGAAGGGGCCTACTGAAAATGCGTTACTTGAGCGAGAGAGGAGCTGATTGTAGAGCAACAGATAAG AAAGGGCaaacggctttgttttaCGCCAGTAGGGAAGAACATTCCGAAGATGACGTGAAAGATGCTGTGAAGCATCTTATCACTGAGAGAAGGGTTGATGTCAATTCAAAGAATAGGGTGACAGCATTTTCACACTTTTGGCCTATTTCGCGATTTCTGTTTCAGAAGGGGAGAACGCCGTTATTGCACGCATGTGCGTTATGTCCACCTTCGTTTGTTGCTATTCAGCAGCTGATCGAACTAGGGGCTGATATTTCTGCTAGAGATTTC ATAAATCGCAATGCCTTGCATCTTGCAGCAAGTCAAGTCTCCCCAAGCAAGTCAGTTATAGATTACTTGATTGAAAAGggtgttgacgtcacgtgcgaAGACGAA TACGGAAAGACGCCTCATCAGCTGGCAGAAGATGGTGAAATCAGAATGCGActtcgacagcattac GACGCTGCCCGATTTTCTATCCTTCAACGCGAAAAAGTTCAACCTGATTCGATCAAAATCTGCGTAATTGGCAGCGATATGGCGGGAAAAACCACGTTCgtcaattctcttcttcaactcaatcGTCCTCCAGTCGACGCGAAAGATCGCACAGCCGGCATTGAAATTCACCATGTCAAAATTCCGGGAGTGGGCAAAGGAACGACGTGGGACTTTGGTGCCCAATGGACCTTCCACAGCGCTcacggtctcttctttcgacgCTCCAATACAATGTTTGCTCTtgttcttcgctttcgagaCGGAGaggagatgacgtcagaaagtcTTCTGTTACAAGAAGGACGCTATTGGTGTGCGTTTGCCAAGGCTTCGTTGCGCATGCTTCCTCCGCACTTGAGATCGCTGATTCGCCTTGTCATGATCTTCAATTTAGTTGGCGTCCAAGAGAAGGCGGGAACCGAAGCGAGTTTTCAGCTGAAAAGAGTTGCAGGAATTCTTCAGGAGGAATTTGGAGACACCTTTGAGATTTCACACGTAATCGAAATGGATTGTAGTAAAAGCAATTCGGTTCGCATGAACAACTGCCGAGACAAGCTCAGAAGTCTCCGTGAACAAATCTTAGAG ACTGCAGAGGATGTGCCCAAATTGTGCTATTCAATTGAGCAGAATCTCTCTCTTCCGGACGAGAAGCGCAAGGGTCCGTTGGGCTATTTCATGACGACAGAAGAGtttgagaaattcgtcgccgaagacgtCGGCATCACTTTGACagacggcgagaaaaaaattgccgtTGAGTATCTTGACTCATCTGGAATA ATCGTTAATCTGggtcgtcgaatttgcgtCCGACCAATCTGGTTATGTCACAACGTGATTGGCCCTCTTCTTTCACCACCCTATTTCCCATTTGGCATGCCAACTGAAAAATCAGGCAAGGCGTCTAAAGAGGACATCAACTCAGCTTTGGTCGCATTCGGAAACCATctcaaagagaaagggaTCCCGTCTCCGTTTTCAGTTCCAGTCGACGATGCAATTGAAATTCTTCTGTACCTCGAACTGTGTTTTCGGGTTGAACACTTACCAGAAGTATATCAGATTCCGGCTCTTCTTCAGTGTTCAATTCCTGGCGACGCCTGGGGTAAGCATTCAACGATGGACGTGTATCGTGGTCAACGATACGAGTGTGTCCATTGCGTCGATATCATATCACCATCGTCGTTCGTCCTTCTTCAATGTCGATGCTCTCGCCTGGCCAACACGAGCCACGAAGTCTGGAAGGACGGCGTCAAATTAGTGAAGATagtcgacgacaaagagGTCGAGTGTCTAATAAGATTGGGCCTAAAGAAGGAACGCCAttgcatcgacgtcatccttcgctggTCAGACAAAGCCGGATACGAGTCGACTGCGAAGGAGTTTCTCGACGAGCTGAAGACGATGATCGTGGCAGCGTGCGACGAAAGGAGTCCTGGCGTTGCTTTCAATTGGTTCTATATAGACAGCTGCCATCTGAAACTGCtcgacgaagatccggcTATTTATTCGTCGAGTGCAGTTCATCAGAAGGCGAACGACAAGGCTCTTGatcatttccttttttctgctCGACCGGAAAGACGTCATCGGTCTCGCGTCAGAGACTTGGTGCTCTTTGCTTGGCCTACCACTGCGTCCG GCATTTTTCCCGCGGACGAAGATTTGGCATCAGCTGAGTTCCTGACGGCGTGcgctgccgtcgacggatcAAAGTGGGAAGCTGTTAGTATTTTCCTAGGCACAAGCTTGAATGATCGTCATGACATTGGCGAGTTTACTCGTGATAATTTCGTTCGTATGTTTAAGGTGCTGGAGTTGTGGACGAAGCAATCAGCATCTCCGACAGTAGGCGGTCTTCTTCGTTGGTTCCAGCAGGTCGGTATTGCCCGATCAGCCATCAAAAGCAA ACGTGCAGCACGCTTTTCGACTGGAAAAGGAAAGCCGCGAGGACCCTGGATGGACATTCTTGCGCGACGGCAACCCTGA
- the LOC136186944 gene encoding death-associated protein kinase 1-like isoform X2 has product MRKLRKSRKQTLPKQARLNAAADPEGEAALAEKTSLGEETSLAEATTAIEILISMIDDRNWSEVERFLLAEKGFRSEQFRTGLGALHYVAGRQFMTNKEACVWYLEIVVKRKYNVNGQSLWNETKPLHCACEWGNYHGVLQLIYLGANVDVEDKHGRTPYSYACASSIDAVEKMIVLERNGAKLSPLDIFWAATNEFASFDEADDVFHHLLHKRREKCSIDTTKETDKETPLHNAAWSGSIFGVKWLVERGALVNESNRLGQTPLMLACGRGLLKMRYLSERGADCRATDKKGQTALFYASREEHSEDDVKDAVKHLITERRVDVNSKNRVTAFSHFWPISRFLFQKGRTPLLHACALCPPSFVAIQQLIELGADISARDFINRNALHLAASQVSPSKSVIDYLIEKGVDVTCEDEYGKTPHQLAEDGEIRMRLRQHYDAARFSILQREKVQPDSIKICVIGSDMAGKTTFVNSLLQLNRPPVDAKDRTAGIEIHHVKIPGVGKGTTWDFGAQWTFHSAHGLFFRRSNTMFALVLRFRDGEEMTSESLLLQEGRYWCAFAKASLRMLPPHLRSLIRLVMIFNLVGVQEKAGTEASFQLKRVAGILQEEFGDTFEISHVIEMDCSKSNSVRMNNCRDKLRSLREQILETAEDVPKLCYSIEQNLSLPDEKRKGPLGYFMTTEEFEKFVAEDVGITLTDGEKKIAVEYLDSSGIIVNLGRRICVRPIWLCHNVIGPLLSPPYFPFGMPTEKSGKASKEDINSALVAFGNHLKEKGIPSPFSVPVDDAIEILLYLELCFRVEHLPEVYQIPALLQCSIPGDAWGKHSTMDVYRGQRYECVHCVDIISPSSFVLLQCRCSRLANTSHEVWKDGVKLVKIVDDKEVECLIRLGLKKERHCIDVILRWSDKAGYESTAKEFLDELKTMIVAACDERSPGVAFNWFYIDSCHLKLLDEDPAIYSSSAVHQKANDKALDHFLFSARPERRHRSRVRDLVLFAWPTTASGIFPADEDLASAEFLTACAAVDGSKWEAVSIFLGTSLNDRHDIGEFTRDNFVRMFKVLELWTKQSASPTVGGLLRWFQQVGIARSAIKSKRAARFSTGKGKPRGPWMDILARRQP; this is encoded by the exons ATGCGCAAGTTAAGGAAATCTCGCAAACAGACTCTCCCGAAGCAAGCTCGTCTTA ACGCTGCAGCAGACCCAGAAGGCGAAGCTGCTCTGGCAGAAAAGACAAGTCTTGGAGAAGAGACAAGTCTGGCAGAAGCGACAACTGCGATCGAAATCTTGATATCGATGATCGACGACCGAAACTGGAGCGAAGTTGAGAGATTTCTCTTAGCTGAGAAAGGATTTCGAAGTGAGCAG TTCAGGACTGGCTTGGGAGCCCTTCACTATGTGGCTGGAAGACAGTTTATGACGAATAAGGAAGCATGTGTATGGTATCTCGAAATAGTCGTGAAACGAAAGTATAACGTTAATGGCCAATCACTG TGGAATGAAACAAAGCCACTTCACTGTGCATGCGAGTGGGGAAATTATCATGGCGTGCTTCAACTTATTTATTTGGGTGCCAATGTTGACGTGGAAGACAAA CATGGACGTACTCCTTATTCGTATGCCTGTGCAAGCTCTATTGACGCAGTGGAGAAAATGATAGTTCTGGAAAGGAATGGCGCCAAGTTGTCACCTCTTGACATA TTTTGGGCTGCCACAAATGAATTTGCGTCGTTTGACGAAGCTGACGATGTTTTTCATCATCTGCTCCATAAAAGAAGGGAAAAGTGCAGCATCGATACTACTAAAGAAACG GACAAGGAGACTCCTCTTCATAATGCCGCTTGGAGTGGAAGCATATTTGGAGTGAAATGGCTTGTAGAACGCGGCGCTCTTGTTAATGAATCTAACAGG CTGGGACAAACGCCTTTGATGTTAGCGTGTGGAAGGGGCCTACTGAAAATGCGTTACTTGAGCGAGAGAGGAGCTGATTGTAGAGCAACAGATAAG AAAGGGCaaacggctttgttttaCGCCAGTAGGGAAGAACATTCCGAAGATGACGTGAAAGATGCTGTGAAGCATCTTATCACTGAGAGAAGGGTTGATGTCAATTCAAAGAATAGGGTGACAGCATTTTCACACTTTTGGCCTATTTCGCGATTTCTGTTTCAGAAGGGGAGAACGCCGTTATTGCACGCATGTGCGTTATGTCCACCTTCGTTTGTTGCTATTCAGCAGCTGATCGAACTAGGGGCTGATATTTCTGCTAGAGATTTC ATAAATCGCAATGCCTTGCATCTTGCAGCAAGTCAAGTCTCCCCAAGCAAGTCAGTTATAGATTACTTGATTGAAAAGggtgttgacgtcacgtgcgaAGACGAA TACGGAAAGACGCCTCATCAGCTGGCAGAAGATGGTGAAATCAGAATGCGActtcgacagcattac GACGCTGCCCGATTTTCTATCCTTCAACGCGAAAAAGTTCAACCTGATTCGATCAAAATCTGCGTAATTGGCAGCGATATGGCGGGAAAAACCACGTTCgtcaattctcttcttcaactcaatcGTCCTCCAGTCGACGCGAAAGATCGCACAGCCGGCATTGAAATTCACCATGTCAAAATTCCGGGAGTGGGCAAAGGAACGACGTGGGACTTTGGTGCCCAATGGACCTTCCACAGCGCTcacggtctcttctttcgacgCTCCAATACAATGTTTGCTCTtgttcttcgctttcgagaCGGAGaggagatgacgtcagaaagtcTTCTGTTACAAGAAGGACGCTATTGGTGTGCGTTTGCCAAGGCTTCGTTGCGCATGCTTCCTCCGCACTTGAGATCGCTGATTCGCCTTGTCATGATCTTCAATTTAGTTGGCGTCCAAGAGAAGGCGGGAACCGAAGCGAGTTTTCAGCTGAAAAGAGTTGCAGGAATTCTTCAGGAGGAATTTGGAGACACCTTTGAGATTTCACACGTAATCGAAATGGATTGTAGTAAAAGCAATTCGGTTCGCATGAACAACTGCCGAGACAAGCTCAGAAGTCTCCGTGAACAAATCTTAGAG ACTGCAGAGGATGTGCCCAAATTGTGCTATTCAATTGAGCAGAATCTCTCTCTTCCGGACGAGAAGCGCAAGGGTCCGTTGGGCTATTTCATGACGACAGAAGAGtttgagaaattcgtcgccgaagacgtCGGCATCACTTTGACagacggcgagaaaaaaattgccgtTGAGTATCTTGACTCATCTGGAATA ATCGTTAATCTGggtcgtcgaatttgcgtCCGACCAATCTGGTTATGTCACAACGTGATTGGCCCTCTTCTTTCACCACCCTATTTCCCATTTGGCATGCCAACTGAAAAATCAGGCAAGGCGTCTAAAGAGGACATCAACTCAGCTTTGGTCGCATTCGGAAACCATctcaaagagaaagggaTCCCGTCTCCGTTTTCAGTTCCAGTCGACGATGCAATTGAAATTCTTCTGTACCTCGAACTGTGTTTTCGGGTTGAACACTTACCAGAAGTATATCAGATTCCGGCTCTTCTTCAGTGTTCAATTCCTGGCGACGCCTGGGGTAAGCATTCAACGATGGACGTGTATCGTGGTCAACGATACGAGTGTGTCCATTGCGTCGATATCATATCACCATCGTCGTTCGTCCTTCTTCAATGTCGATGCTCTCGCCTGGCCAACACGAGCCACGAAGTCTGGAAGGACGGCGTCAAATTAGTGAAGATagtcgacgacaaagagGTCGAGTGTCTAATAAGATTGGGCCTAAAGAAGGAACGCCAttgcatcgacgtcatccttcgctggTCAGACAAAGCCGGATACGAGTCGACTGCGAAGGAGTTTCTCGACGAGCTGAAGACGATGATCGTGGCAGCGTGCGACGAAAGGAGTCCTGGCGTTGCTTTCAATTGGTTCTATATAGACAGCTGCCATCTGAAACTGCtcgacgaagatccggcTATTTATTCGTCGAGTGCAGTTCATCAGAAGGCGAACGACAAGGCTCTTGatcatttccttttttctgctCGACCGGAAAGACGTCATCGGTCTCGCGTCAGAGACTTGGTGCTCTTTGCTTGGCCTACCACTGCGTCCG GCATTTTTCCCGCGGACGAAGATTTGGCATCAGCTGAGTTCCTGACGGCGTGcgctgccgtcgacggatcAAAGTGGGAAGCTGTTAGTATTTTCCTAGGCACAAGCTTGAATGATCGTCATGACATTGGCGAGTTTACTCGTGATAATTTCGTTCGTATGTTTAAGGTGCTGGAGTTGTGGACGAAGCAATCAGCATCTCCGACAGTAGGCGGTCTTCTTCGTTGGTTCCAGCAGGTCGGTATTGCCCGATCAGCCATCAAAAGCAA ACGTGCAGCACGCTTTTCGACTGGAAAAGGAAAGCCGCGAGGACCCTGGATGGACATTCTTGCGCGACGGCAACCCTGA
- the LOC136186944 gene encoding death-associated protein kinase 1-like isoform X3 has product MRKLRKSRKQTLPKQARLTDAAADPEGEAALAEKTSLGEETSLAEATTAIEILISMIDDRNWSEVERFLLAEKGFRSEQFRTGLGALHYVAGRQFMTNKEACVWYLEIVVKRKYNVNGQSLWNETKPLHCACEWGNYHGVLQLIYLGANVDVEDKHGRTPYSYACASSIDAVEKMIVLERNGAKLSPLDIFWAATNEFASFDEADDVFHHLLHKRREKCSIDTTKETDKETPLHNAAWSGSIFGVKWLVERGALVNESNRLGQTPLMLACGRGLLKMRYLSERGADCRATDKKGQTALFYASREEHSEDDVKDAVKHLITERRVDVNSKNRKGRTPLLHACALCPPSFVAIQQLIELGADISARDFINRNALHLAASQVSPSKSVIDYLIEKGVDVTCEDEYGKTPHQLAEDGEIRMRLRQHYDAARFSILQREKVQPDSIKICVIGSDMAGKTTFVNSLLQLNRPPVDAKDRTAGIEIHHVKIPGVGKGTTWDFGAQWTFHSAHGLFFRRSNTMFALVLRFRDGEEMTSESLLLQEGRYWCAFAKASLRMLPPHLRSLIRLVMIFNLVGVQEKAGTEASFQLKRVAGILQEEFGDTFEISHVIEMDCSKSNSVRMNNCRDKLRSLREQILETAEDVPKLCYSIEQNLSLPDEKRKGPLGYFMTTEEFEKFVAEDVGITLTDGEKKIAVEYLDSSGIIVNLGRRICVRPIWLCHNVIGPLLSPPYFPFGMPTEKSGKASKEDINSALVAFGNHLKEKGIPSPFSVPVDDAIEILLYLELCFRVEHLPEVYQIPALLQCSIPGDAWGKHSTMDVYRGQRYECVHCVDIISPSSFVLLQCRCSRLANTSHEVWKDGVKLVKIVDDKEVECLIRLGLKKERHCIDVILRWSDKAGYESTAKEFLDELKTMIVAACDERSPGVAFNWFYIDSCHLKLLDEDPAIYSSSAVHQKANDKALDHFLFSARPERRHRSRVRDLVLFAWPTTASGIFPADEDLASAEFLTACAAVDGSKWEAVSIFLGTSLNDRHDIGEFTRDNFVRMFKVLELWTKQSASPTVGGLLRWFQQVGIARSAIKSKRAARFSTGKGKPRGPWMDILARRQP; this is encoded by the exons ATGCGCAAGTTAAGGAAATCTCGCAAACAGACTCTCCCGAAGCAAGCTCGTCTTA CAGACGCTGCAGCAGACCCAGAAGGCGAAGCTGCTCTGGCAGAAAAGACAAGTCTTGGAGAAGAGACAAGTCTGGCAGAAGCGACAACTGCGATCGAAATCTTGATATCGATGATCGACGACCGAAACTGGAGCGAAGTTGAGAGATTTCTCTTAGCTGAGAAAGGATTTCGAAGTGAGCAG TTCAGGACTGGCTTGGGAGCCCTTCACTATGTGGCTGGAAGACAGTTTATGACGAATAAGGAAGCATGTGTATGGTATCTCGAAATAGTCGTGAAACGAAAGTATAACGTTAATGGCCAATCACTG TGGAATGAAACAAAGCCACTTCACTGTGCATGCGAGTGGGGAAATTATCATGGCGTGCTTCAACTTATTTATTTGGGTGCCAATGTTGACGTGGAAGACAAA CATGGACGTACTCCTTATTCGTATGCCTGTGCAAGCTCTATTGACGCAGTGGAGAAAATGATAGTTCTGGAAAGGAATGGCGCCAAGTTGTCACCTCTTGACATA TTTTGGGCTGCCACAAATGAATTTGCGTCGTTTGACGAAGCTGACGATGTTTTTCATCATCTGCTCCATAAAAGAAGGGAAAAGTGCAGCATCGATACTACTAAAGAAACG GACAAGGAGACTCCTCTTCATAATGCCGCTTGGAGTGGAAGCATATTTGGAGTGAAATGGCTTGTAGAACGCGGCGCTCTTGTTAATGAATCTAACAGG CTGGGACAAACGCCTTTGATGTTAGCGTGTGGAAGGGGCCTACTGAAAATGCGTTACTTGAGCGAGAGAGGAGCTGATTGTAGAGCAACAGATAAG AAAGGGCaaacggctttgttttaCGCCAGTAGGGAAGAACATTCCGAAGATGACGTGAAAGATGCTGTGAAGCATCTTATCACTGAGAGAAGGGTTGATGTCAATTCAAAGAATAGG AAGGGGAGAACGCCGTTATTGCACGCATGTGCGTTATGTCCACCTTCGTTTGTTGCTATTCAGCAGCTGATCGAACTAGGGGCTGATATTTCTGCTAGAGATTTC ATAAATCGCAATGCCTTGCATCTTGCAGCAAGTCAAGTCTCCCCAAGCAAGTCAGTTATAGATTACTTGATTGAAAAGggtgttgacgtcacgtgcgaAGACGAA TACGGAAAGACGCCTCATCAGCTGGCAGAAGATGGTGAAATCAGAATGCGActtcgacagcattac GACGCTGCCCGATTTTCTATCCTTCAACGCGAAAAAGTTCAACCTGATTCGATCAAAATCTGCGTAATTGGCAGCGATATGGCGGGAAAAACCACGTTCgtcaattctcttcttcaactcaatcGTCCTCCAGTCGACGCGAAAGATCGCACAGCCGGCATTGAAATTCACCATGTCAAAATTCCGGGAGTGGGCAAAGGAACGACGTGGGACTTTGGTGCCCAATGGACCTTCCACAGCGCTcacggtctcttctttcgacgCTCCAATACAATGTTTGCTCTtgttcttcgctttcgagaCGGAGaggagatgacgtcagaaagtcTTCTGTTACAAGAAGGACGCTATTGGTGTGCGTTTGCCAAGGCTTCGTTGCGCATGCTTCCTCCGCACTTGAGATCGCTGATTCGCCTTGTCATGATCTTCAATTTAGTTGGCGTCCAAGAGAAGGCGGGAACCGAAGCGAGTTTTCAGCTGAAAAGAGTTGCAGGAATTCTTCAGGAGGAATTTGGAGACACCTTTGAGATTTCACACGTAATCGAAATGGATTGTAGTAAAAGCAATTCGGTTCGCATGAACAACTGCCGAGACAAGCTCAGAAGTCTCCGTGAACAAATCTTAGAG ACTGCAGAGGATGTGCCCAAATTGTGCTATTCAATTGAGCAGAATCTCTCTCTTCCGGACGAGAAGCGCAAGGGTCCGTTGGGCTATTTCATGACGACAGAAGAGtttgagaaattcgtcgccgaagacgtCGGCATCACTTTGACagacggcgagaaaaaaattgccgtTGAGTATCTTGACTCATCTGGAATA ATCGTTAATCTGggtcgtcgaatttgcgtCCGACCAATCTGGTTATGTCACAACGTGATTGGCCCTCTTCTTTCACCACCCTATTTCCCATTTGGCATGCCAACTGAAAAATCAGGCAAGGCGTCTAAAGAGGACATCAACTCAGCTTTGGTCGCATTCGGAAACCATctcaaagagaaagggaTCCCGTCTCCGTTTTCAGTTCCAGTCGACGATGCAATTGAAATTCTTCTGTACCTCGAACTGTGTTTTCGGGTTGAACACTTACCAGAAGTATATCAGATTCCGGCTCTTCTTCAGTGTTCAATTCCTGGCGACGCCTGGGGTAAGCATTCAACGATGGACGTGTATCGTGGTCAACGATACGAGTGTGTCCATTGCGTCGATATCATATCACCATCGTCGTTCGTCCTTCTTCAATGTCGATGCTCTCGCCTGGCCAACACGAGCCACGAAGTCTGGAAGGACGGCGTCAAATTAGTGAAGATagtcgacgacaaagagGTCGAGTGTCTAATAAGATTGGGCCTAAAGAAGGAACGCCAttgcatcgacgtcatccttcgctggTCAGACAAAGCCGGATACGAGTCGACTGCGAAGGAGTTTCTCGACGAGCTGAAGACGATGATCGTGGCAGCGTGCGACGAAAGGAGTCCTGGCGTTGCTTTCAATTGGTTCTATATAGACAGCTGCCATCTGAAACTGCtcgacgaagatccggcTATTTATTCGTCGAGTGCAGTTCATCAGAAGGCGAACGACAAGGCTCTTGatcatttccttttttctgctCGACCGGAAAGACGTCATCGGTCTCGCGTCAGAGACTTGGTGCTCTTTGCTTGGCCTACCACTGCGTCCG GCATTTTTCCCGCGGACGAAGATTTGGCATCAGCTGAGTTCCTGACGGCGTGcgctgccgtcgacggatcAAAGTGGGAAGCTGTTAGTATTTTCCTAGGCACAAGCTTGAATGATCGTCATGACATTGGCGAGTTTACTCGTGATAATTTCGTTCGTATGTTTAAGGTGCTGGAGTTGTGGACGAAGCAATCAGCATCTCCGACAGTAGGCGGTCTTCTTCGTTGGTTCCAGCAGGTCGGTATTGCCCGATCAGCCATCAAAAGCAA ACGTGCAGCACGCTTTTCGACTGGAAAAGGAAAGCCGCGAGGACCCTGGATGGACATTCTTGCGCGACGGCAACCCTGA
- the LOC136186943 gene encoding retinol dehydrogenase 13-like has translation MKEVILFVAALSGCLLAIRKYFAGGVCRSKRRLSGKTVIITGGNTGIGKETAVELAKRGARVIIGCRDAKRGRAACEDIRRRAKRTTDVESVAYRHLDLADFASVRQFVARMRTEERSIDVLVNNAGVYRCPYWRTVDGHEMHFGVNHLGHFLLTLLLMDRLVESKPSRVINVASLGHKRGKIDFNDLNFERDYDRRVAYCRSKLANVLFTRELSRRLGDGSVGVTVNALHPGIVFTNLGRHVIRGFWGVVKAILVAPIALLFLKTPWQGAQTSIYCALAEELDGVSGRYFVDCRQADVADVAKDDEVARRLWEVSEELTGVTLSAHFL, from the exons ATGAAAGAGGTGATTCTTTTTGTAGCGGCTCTCTCCGGCTGCCTGCTAGCGATTCGAAA GTACTTCGCGGGCGGAGTTTGCCGCAGCAAACGCCGACTTTCGGGCAAAACCGTTATAATAACGGGCGGAAACACGGGAATAGGCAAAGAGACGGCAGTCGAACTCGCAAAACGCGGCGCACGCGTCATAATCGGCTGCCGCGACGCGAAACGCGGTCGCGCCGCCTGCGAAGACATTCGCCGACGCGCGAAACGCACAACCGACGTCGAATCCGTCGCGTATCGACATCTCGACTTAGCAGACTTCGCATCGGTGCGACAATTCGTCGCACGCATGCGCACAGAAGAACGATCCATTGACGTTCTCGTGAACAACGCGGGCGTCTATCGATGCCCGTATTGGCGCACAGTCGACGGTCACGAGATGCATTTCGGCGTAAATCATCTCggtcattttcttctcacgCTTCTCCTCAtggatcgtctcgtcgaatcgaaaccGAGTCGCGTCATCAACGTGGCGTCACTCGGTCACAAACGCGGTAAAATTGATTTCAAtgatttgaattttgaacGCGATTACGATCGACGTGTCGCCTACTGTCGAAGCAAGTTGGCGAACGTGCTCTTCACTCGCGAACTTTCGCGTCGTCTTGGCGACGGAAGTGTCGGCGTCACGGTAAACGCTCTACATCCGGGGATTGTTTTTACAAATTTGGGTCGACACGTGATTCGCGGATTTTGGGGCGTCGTCAAGGCGATTCTCGTCGCGCCGATCGCTCTGCTGTTTCTCAAGACGCCGTGGCAGGGAGCGCAGACGAGCATCTATTGCGCTTTGGCTGAGGAATTGGATGGGGTGAGTGGGCGTTACTTTGTCGATTGTCGTCAGGCCGACGTCGCTGATGTTGCAAAGGACGATGAGGTCGCTCGTCGATTGTGGGAGGTTAGCGAAGAGTTGACCGGTGTGACGTTGTCTGCTCATTTTTTGTGA